A window from Montipora capricornis isolate CH-2021 chromosome 7, ASM3666992v2, whole genome shotgun sequence encodes these proteins:
- the LOC138055698 gene encoding uncharacterized protein, with protein sequence MDSVSSGSSATPPSSQTSPERASLSQAPPSTVASHVVASSMVSSGGGKVILQTMPAVMCGSHGCSKVVQCFLDPGSQTSFVRQSIVQELGLDGKSVRIAVSGFGGKSDKETLRKKIAFTVAPVDKPGKAQCIEALTAPVICRPAEAVDIHPAKWLHLQGITFPEEFPRGEREIDVLIGLDFYYSFVTRDIVRGGSNEPVAVRTSLGWVFCGPTGGHGQECTVSMNIQIGIEEQLNEKLQKFWNLESIGIKPTESPASPNTSEAVVLKKFRDTLI encoded by the coding sequence ATGGATTCGGTCAGTTCTGGGTCTTCAGCGACACCACCCTCGTCACAAACGTCCCCGGAGAGAGCATCCTTATCTCAAGCTCCTCCTTCTACAGTAGCTTCACATGTAGTAGCAAGTTCAATGGTGTCTAGTGGTGGCGGTAAAGTTATTCTTCAAACTATGCCAGCTGTTATGTGTGGATCCCATGGTTGTTCGAaagttgttcaatgttttcttgATCCCGGTTCACAGACTTCATTTGTTAGACAAAGTATTGTGCAAGAGCTTGGCCTAGATGGAAAGAGTGTTAGAATTGCTGTGTCTGGATTTGGTGGAAAGTCAGACAAGGAGACGCTGCGAAAGAAAATTGCTTTTACTGTAGCACCTGTTGATAAGCCTGGAAAGGCGCAATGTATTGAAGCACTTACTGCGCCAGTTATATGCCGTCCAGCTGAGGCTGTGGATATTCATCCAGCAAAATGGCTTCATCTTCAAGGCATAACATTTCCTGAAGAATTTCCCCGAGGTGAACGGGAGATTGATGTACTCATTGGCTTAGATTTTTATTATTCCTTTGTGACAAGAGACATTGTACGAGGAGGTTCCAATGAACCAGTTGCAGTTCGCACGTCACTAGGTTGGGTCTTCTGTGGACCAACAGGCGGTCATGGCCAAGAATGTACTGTGTCTATGAACATTCAAATTGGCATTGAGGaacaattgaatgaaaaacttCAGAAATTCTGGAACTTGGAGTCTATTGGCATCAAACCTACTGAAAGTCCAGCTTCTCCTAACACCAGTGAAGCCGTGGTGTTAAAGAAGTTTAGGGACAcattaatataa
- the LOC138055699 gene encoding uncharacterized protein — translation MEFQKKYLVIKLHQQMGVLCSIFHIRQSSEKISRQLRKTRVVFDVSARDSNGLSLNSCLEAGPVLQPDLVGILLRFRKGHIGIMGDIEKMFLQVRLKEEDRDSHRYLWRDLDAEATPKIYRMTRVTFGIISSPFLAICTIQEHVKRCEETFPEASHEILRNTYVDDFASGRDGVSEALKLQQSTSELMQQAGFNLTKWSSNSSELMHTIPEKDRASHGLIKLESDLREARSVTKALGLKWNTRADSLVFTMDVNSVKSGSEKLYTKREVVSLAAKMFDPIGLITPFTVRSKLLLQGLWTQGVGWDDEIPVGTAVSWNQWIEEPSELEHLHIPRCYTDLPLSQNPKVELHAFGDASEVAYATAVYLRVVPEEGKACTSLVMSKTRVAPVRKISLPRLELMATVITARLCTYVKDATDCHISRIVCWTYNSSTLHWIRGSATRWKPFVANRVIEIQSLLDPSVWRYCPGLHNPADLRISTRGLSASQLRESQLWWKGPSWLQESEKDWPEDLRSKPSSEIVDLERKGKASVSCVVQPKEPVIDFTRFSKYGRLLRTVAWIRRFICNLRVKEEERIDSFLTGLEIQGAEEWLITHVQKASFPEYVRSVKQHGFLKNSNLANINSFLWPSSGFLRVGGRIHKSLLPEEEKHTIILPSDHPVVTLLIDDVHCRELHAGVEHTLSVLRQRLVKGRSTVRQTLKNCLLCRHHQTKPTLAANGTPA, via the coding sequence ATGGAGTTTCAGAAGAAGTACCTTGTGATCAAATTGCACCAACAGATGGGCGTCCTGTGTTCTATCTTCCACATCAGGCAGTCATCAGAGAAGATAAGCAGACAACTAAGAAAGACAAGGGTTGTGTTTGATGTGTCTGCGAGAGATAGTAATGGTCTCTCTCTTAATAGCTGCTTAGAAGCAGGCCCTGTGTTGCAGCCTGATTTGGTTGGGATCCTCCTGCGCTTTCGAAAAGGTCATATCGGTATCATGGGTGATATAGAGAAGATGTTTTTGCAGGTCCGCTTAAAGGAAGAAGATAGGGATTCACATCGGTACCTGTGGAGAGATTTGGACGCTGAAGCCACACCCAAGATTTACAGAATGACAAGGGTCACATTTGGAATTATTTCAAGTCCGTTTCTTGCCATCTGTACTATTCAAGAGCATGTCAAAAGATGTGAAGAAACATTTCCTGAGGCATCACATGAAATCTTGAGGAACACTTACGTTGACGACTTTGCTTCAGGGAGAGATGGAGTAAGTGAAGCACTGAAATTGCAGCAAAGTACGAGTGAGCTTATGCAGCAAGCAGGTTTCAATTTGACAAAATGGTCTAGCAATTCGTCTGAGCTTATGCACACCATACCTGAGAAGGACAGAGCATCACATGGTCTGATCAAGCTAGAGAGTGATCTAAGAGAAGCCCGTTCAGTCACGAAAGCTTTGGGtttgaagtggaatactagaGCAGACAGCCTTGTCTTCACAATGGATGTGAACTCTGTTAAGTCGGGATCAGAGAAGCTGTACACAAAGAGAGAAGTAGTCTCTTTAGCAGCAAAGATGTTTGATCCAATCGGTCTCATCACGCCCTTTACGGTGAGGTCCAAATTGTTGCTGCAAGGTCTGTGGACCCAAGGTGTTGGTTGGGATGATGAAATACCGGTGGGAACTGCAGTGAGCTGGAATCAGTGGATCGAAGAGCCTTCAGAGCTTGAACACCTTCACATCCCAAGATGTTACACTGATTTGCCCTTAAGTCAGAACCCTAAGGTGGAGCTACATGCGTTTGGTGACGCATCAGAAGTTGCTTATGCTACTGCAGTGTACCTAAGAGTTGTTCCTGAAGAGGGAAAGGCATGCACTAGTCTTGTGATGTCCAAGACCCGAGTGGCTCCTGTGAGAAAGATTTCTCTTCCACGCTTAGAGCTAATGGCTACTGTGATAACTGCTAGACTGTGTACCTATGTTAAAGATGCAACTGATTGTCATATTAGCCGCATTGTGTGTTGGACATACAATTCCTCAACCTTGCACTGGATCAGAGGCTCAGCCACTCGGTGGAAACCGTTTGTTGCTAATCGTGTTATCGAGATTCAGTCGTTGTTGGATCCCAGTGTTTGGAGATATTGCCCGGGACTGCACAATCCAGCCGATCTACGCATATCTACCCGAGGCTTATCTGCAAGTCAGTTAAGAGAGAGTCAGTTGTGGTGGAAAGGGCCCTCTTGGTTGCAAGAGTCCGAAAAGGACTGGCCTGAAGATTTAAGGTCTAAACCTTCCAGTGAAATTGTCGATCTGGAAAGAAAGGGTAAAGCTAGTGTCAGTTGCGTTGTGCAACCCAAAGAACCAGTTATCGACTTCACAAGGTTCAGCAAGTATGGTCGCTTGTTAAGAACTGTTGCGTGGATCAGAAGATTCATTTGCAACTTGAGGGTGAAGGAAGAAGAAAGAATTGACAGCTTTCTGACTGGATTAGAAATACAAGGTGCAGAAGAGTGGTTGATAACCCATGTACAAAAAGCTAGTTTTCCTGAATACGTTCGGTCAGTTAAACAGCATGGTTTCTTGAAGAACAGCAACCTAGCAAATATAAACTCATTTCTGTGGCCTTCTAGTGGTTTTCTTCGTGTTGGAGGAAGAATTCATAAGTCGCTGCTACCAGAAGAAGAGAAACACACCATTATCTTGCCTTCTGACCATCCTGTTGTGACGTTATTGATTGATGATGTTCACTGCCGTGAACTACACGCTGGTGTTGAGCACACTTTGTCAGTTCTGCGACAAAGATTGGTCAAAGGAAGATCGACTGTCCGTCAGACACTAAAGAACTGCTTACTATGTCGCCATCACCAAACAAAGCCCACTTTGGCAGCGAATGGCACCCCTGCCTGA
- the LOC138055700 gene encoding uncharacterized protein — translation MLDAEQLTTILMEIEAQLNSRPLTYLGADPNDYSVITPAQILIGRNLQASPTKDTCVSEHTSRALTKRFQYHKRLVNGFWRRWHAEYLKSLTPLKKWYQVGREICKGDLVLVSEDHVVRGQWSRARVEAVHPGRDGLVRSVTLRTTSGSLTRRPVQRLHLLKACDADLAVELNNIVKHFLVELRNCL, via the coding sequence ATGTTGGATGCCGAACAGCTAACTACTATTTTGATGGAGATTGAGGCACAGCTTAACAGTCGCCCTCTTACTTACCTTGGTGCCGACCCTAATGACTACAGCGTCATTACCCCTGCGCAGATTCTTATTGGGAGAAATCTCCAAGCATCTCCGACTAAGGACACTTGTGTTTCAGAACACACATCTAGAGCCCTCACTAAACGATTTCAGTACCACAAGAGACTTGTAAATGGATTTTGGAGGCGTTGGCACGCTGAGTATCTGAAGTCTCTGACACCCCTCAAGAAATGGTACCAAGTTGGCCGTGAAATCTGTAAAGGTGATTTGGTCCTTGTGAGTGAAGATCACGTAGTTCGTGGTCAGTGGTCACGTGCACGTGTGGAGGCCGTCCACCCAGGTCGTGATGGTCTTGTCCGGTCGGTTACCCTGCGTACCACATCTGGAAGTCTTACCCGTCGTCCAGTTCAGCGACTTCACCTCCTTAAAGCCTGTGATGCTGATTTAGCTGTTGAACTTAACAACATTGTTAAACATTTTCTAGTGGAACTTAGAAATTGTTTATAG